The following proteins are encoded in a genomic region of Pyrinomonadaceae bacterium:
- the mdh gene encoding malate dehydrogenase, which translates to MGSRKKITVVGAGNVGATAAHWLASKELGDVVLVDIVEGVPQGKALDLAETAPIEGFDVRLIGTNGYDETKDSDVVIITAGLARKPGMSRDDLLKTNADIVGKVCDEIVKRSPNTILIIVSNPLDAMCQVALRRSGFPKHRVIGMAGVLDSARMRCFLAEALDVSVENVTAFVLGGHGDTMVPLPRYSTCAGIPITELLPKEQIDAIVKRTAGGGAEIVALLKTGSAYYAPSAAAVEMTESILKDKKKILPCAAYLEGEYGVNGLYVGVPCKLGAKGLEQVIEITLTAEERIALQKSAASVQELVDVLGI; encoded by the coding sequence GTGGGAAGTCGAAAGAAAATTACAGTAGTTGGCGCCGGAAACGTCGGCGCGACGGCGGCGCATTGGCTGGCGTCGAAAGAACTCGGCGACGTGGTGCTGGTCGATATCGTAGAAGGCGTGCCGCAAGGCAAAGCCCTGGATTTGGCTGAGACGGCGCCAATCGAAGGCTTCGATGTGCGGCTCATCGGCACCAACGGCTACGACGAAACGAAAGATTCAGACGTCGTTATCATTACCGCCGGTCTGGCCCGTAAACCGGGAATGAGCCGGGACGATCTTTTAAAGACGAACGCGGACATTGTCGGCAAGGTCTGCGATGAAATCGTAAAGCGTTCGCCCAACACCATTCTCATCATCGTCTCGAATCCGCTGGATGCGATGTGTCAGGTGGCACTGCGGCGCTCAGGATTTCCCAAACATCGTGTGATCGGAATGGCCGGCGTTCTGGACTCGGCACGCATGCGTTGCTTCCTCGCGGAGGCGCTGGATGTCTCGGTTGAGAACGTCACGGCATTCGTGCTTGGCGGTCACGGTGACACGATGGTGCCGCTGCCGCGTTACTCGACCTGCGCGGGAATTCCCATCACGGAACTCTTGCCGAAGGAACAAATCGACGCGATCGTGAAGCGCACGGCGGGCGGTGGCGCGGAAATCGTCGCGCTGCTGAAAACCGGGTCGGCGTATTACGCGCCGTCTGCGGCCGCGGTTGAAATGACGGAATCAATTCTGAAGGACAAGAAAAAGATTCTGCCGTGCGCGGCTTATCTCGAAGGCGAGTATGGCGTGAACGGATTGTACGTAGGCGTGCCGTGCAAGCTCGGCGCGAAAGGTCTCGAGCAGGTGATCGAAATTACGCTGACCGCCGAGGAACGCATCGCCTTGCAGAAGAGCGCCGCGTCCGTGCAGGAACTTGTCGACGTCCTCGGAATCTAA
- a CDS encoding amidase, translated as MSNDLTTKSAAELVALIGSRAVSPVEVVEAHLRRIEQVNPALNAIVTIAEDAIDRARVCEAALMSGSVGLLLGLPVTIKDTIDTQGLRTTSGSRIRAHHFPEEDAASVARLKAAGAIVLGKTNVPEMAVPYETDNPVFGRTNNPHNPLTTPGGSSGGEAAAIAACLSPAGLGSDLSGSIRVPAHFCGIAGLKPTTGRVAMDGHTPAAPGVVALGASIGPMARRVEDLALLFKVLAEPTQFEAAQNGIEVLNRIALRGLRVAWYTDDGVCRVSDETRAAVQSAAKALADAGLEVIEVTPPGIGKGSRLWIELFSRAANTEIAELYKGREVEAGPQVARLLRELAEAPAELEEKIKTAERLAEAVIERERLREELRQWMKATPLLLAPVGATAAFEHGAERVEVSGKSISVFRAFSYSQTFNVLGLPSLAVPAGRAANGLPIGVQVVGRPFEERTVLSAAAIIEAAFGGTHASGVLTVQ; from the coding sequence TTGTCTAACGATCTAACAACCAAATCAGCAGCTGAACTCGTCGCGCTGATCGGCTCGCGCGCTGTTTCACCCGTCGAAGTAGTTGAAGCTCACCTGCGCCGCATTGAGCAAGTGAATCCTGCGCTGAACGCGATTGTCACGATTGCCGAAGATGCTATCGATCGAGCGCGCGTGTGCGAGGCGGCGCTAATGAGCGGAAGCGTTGGCCTGCTGCTGGGTTTACCCGTCACGATAAAGGACACGATTGACACTCAAGGCCTGCGAACGACGAGCGGATCGCGAATTCGTGCGCACCACTTTCCCGAGGAGGATGCGGCTTCGGTGGCGCGTCTGAAAGCGGCGGGGGCGATAGTCCTCGGCAAGACCAACGTTCCTGAAATGGCCGTTCCGTACGAAACGGACAATCCGGTTTTCGGCCGCACGAATAATCCCCATAACCCGCTAACGACACCCGGTGGATCAAGTGGAGGTGAAGCAGCGGCGATTGCGGCGTGTCTGTCGCCGGCTGGCTTGGGAAGCGATCTTTCCGGATCGATTCGCGTGCCCGCGCACTTTTGCGGCATCGCCGGATTGAAACCAACGACGGGCCGTGTGGCGATGGACGGACACACGCCGGCAGCTCCTGGCGTGGTTGCTTTGGGCGCATCCATTGGACCAATGGCGAGGCGAGTTGAGGATCTAGCTCTGCTGTTTAAGGTCCTGGCCGAGCCGACGCAATTCGAGGCTGCGCAAAACGGAATCGAGGTTCTGAATCGGATAGCGCTGCGCGGGTTGCGCGTGGCGTGGTACACGGACGACGGAGTATGCCGTGTGTCAGACGAGACTCGAGCAGCAGTTCAAAGCGCCGCCAAAGCTCTGGCCGACGCGGGTCTCGAGGTAATCGAGGTTACTCCTCCGGGAATCGGAAAAGGTTCGCGGCTTTGGATCGAGTTGTTTTCTCGCGCCGCGAATACCGAAATCGCTGAGCTGTATAAGGGCAGGGAAGTTGAGGCCGGACCACAGGTAGCACGTCTGCTGCGCGAGCTCGCTGAAGCGCCTGCTGAGCTCGAAGAGAAAATTAAAACGGCCGAGCGGCTGGCCGAGGCCGTAATCGAGCGTGAGCGCTTGCGCGAAGAGTTACGGCAGTGGATGAAGGCGACGCCGCTTTTGCTGGCGCCCGTGGGCGCGACGGCTGCGTTTGAGCATGGCGCTGAACGTGTGGAAGTCAGCGGCAAGTCGATCAGCGTCTTTCGCGCGTTCAGTTACTCACAAACATTCAACGTTCTCGGATTGCCGAGCCTCGCAGTTCCTGCGGGACGCGCCGCAAATGGTTTGCCTATCGGTGTGCAAGTCGTTGGCCGGCCATTCGAAGAGCGCACCGTTCTTTCGGCGGCGGCAATCATTGAGGCTGCGTTCGGTGGTACGCACGCCTCCGGCGTGCTGACGGTACAGTAA
- a CDS encoding ATP synthase subunit I: MNEIVNSVPGELLRPDTTEARIYRAMIFAVAIAVTVSAIVAPWRVTTGLLLGGLLSLLNHRWLSGSVAALLDMQNAGVTPRLKLWKHGLRYFVIAIAVFAGYQLNLISLAATIAGLCAFVPALFVEAGRQFYFVIIRREESF; encoded by the coding sequence GTGAATGAAATAGTTAACAGTGTGCCTGGCGAACTCCTTCGCCCCGATACCACGGAAGCGCGCATCTATCGCGCGATGATCTTCGCTGTCGCGATTGCCGTGACCGTAAGCGCGATTGTGGCGCCGTGGCGCGTTACCACCGGGCTTCTGCTGGGCGGACTGCTGTCGTTGCTGAATCACCGTTGGCTGAGCGGCTCGGTCGCGGCGCTGCTGGATATGCAAAACGCCGGCGTGACGCCGCGGCTGAAACTTTGGAAGCATGGCCTCCGCTATTTCGTGATTGCGATCGCCGTGTTCGCCGGATATCAGTTGAACTTAATCTCTTTGGCCGCGACGATCGCCGGTCTTTGTGCATTCGTGCCGGCCCTATTTGTCGAAGCCGGCCGTCAGTTCTATTTCGTAATCATTCGTCGAGAGGAATCTTTTTGA
- a CDS encoding proprotein convertase P-domain-containing protein: MEEKTELSNSMRRGKAEANQERPEKNTSPPLSGHEDFDATVPSQAPSISPAIPSPASNFEALNNNDNATHPAILGFVNPPDTVGDVGPTQYVQAVNLLFRVYDKSGVPQTAPQPISALFAALGPPCSNNDDGDPIVLYDSLADRWIITQFMVSGATPLSQCVAISQTGNAAGAYFTYRFVMPNAKFNDYPKFGVWPDGYYWSNNQFNLAGTAFLGVGVFAMDRGKLLAGDPTASYIFFDLETTVPNARSMLPSDADGLTPPPAGAPNVFSYFNANEFVGETDSLRLYEFNADFANPMSSTFTQRPESPVAVAAFSPLNPAGLDDIEQPPPSTATSALDSISDRLMNSLQYRNFGAYESLITNHTVNVGTGNTLATHQAGVRYYELRRTLPAGSWTVNEQATHSPDTNNRWMGSAAMDHEGNLAVGYSVSSTTVFPSIRYAGRFAGDAPGGLFQGEASIQVGAGVQTNTGSRWGDYSSMNVDPTDDCTFWYTTEYYATTDTTPGNAPFGVNWQTRVASFKVNPTCAAPQQGTLQVNVTNCATGLPVPGALVNINGNLYGATGAGGSNSSQLSPGTYNVTASATNYLSGSASATITNGNTTVVNVCVTPVPIIQTAGSTITAESCEAPDGGISPGETVTIDFGLKNVGTAPTSNLVATLLATGGVTSPSGPQSYGVLSPVGPSVSRPFTFTADSSLACGDSITATFALQDGASNLGTVTFTYRLGVLGFGSTTATYSSGNLTTPIADLSTVDIPINITDTGAVADVNVKVRLNHTFDGDVELSLVAPDGTTVMLSDNRGGTGDNFGTGANDCSGTPTVFDDSASTSIVSGSAPFSGSFKPEQPLAGLNGKDITGTWKLRVTDTANLDTGTVFCVQLEISRHEYLCCPFSGGAPGIIPKPPATLVSECGTNGKPDPGEVVTMSFPLVNNGTAPTTDLVATLQASGGVTPLSGPQSYGVLSPIGGVAVARDFTFAVSSAIACGGTFVATFDLTDGPMFLGTASFTITAGGTVTNVSTFSNTGAITIPGTGTGATTGAPANPYPSNISVSGIVGTVTKVVVKLNGLNHTFPSDADMLLVGPAGQKFTILSDIIGGTDAVNINYTLDDSAAGLVPSTGTPVSGTFRPTNYGTGDLFPAPAPAAPYQFPATAGSATFASVFNGQNPNGTWSLYVVDDAGLDTGSLTGGWTLEITTEDPVCETIPVVDITGVSVDKPSLWPPNHRMEEVTVNYSVASCSFCTLSVTSNEPVNGTGEGDTAPDWEIIDSHKLRLRAERAGTGTGRVYTIGITCQNGVNTDVETVVVKVPFSQKK, from the coding sequence ATGGAAGAAAAGACCGAACTGTCGAACAGCATGAGACGCGGCAAGGCCGAGGCCAATCAAGAGAGGCCCGAGAAAAACACGAGTCCACCATTGAGCGGACACGAGGACTTTGACGCAACTGTTCCTTCGCAGGCGCCCAGCATTTCGCCGGCCATCCCTTCACCGGCCAGCAATTTTGAGGCTTTGAACAATAACGACAATGCAACGCATCCGGCCATCCTCGGGTTTGTTAATCCTCCGGACACGGTTGGCGACGTCGGCCCGACGCAGTACGTCCAGGCCGTTAATCTGCTGTTCCGTGTTTATGACAAGTCCGGTGTTCCACAGACGGCGCCTCAACCTATCAGCGCGTTGTTCGCTGCTCTCGGTCCGCCCTGTTCAAACAACGACGATGGCGATCCGATTGTGCTCTATGACTCGTTGGCTGATCGCTGGATCATCACCCAGTTCATGGTTTCAGGAGCGACACCCCTCTCGCAGTGCGTAGCCATCTCGCAGACCGGCAACGCCGCGGGTGCTTACTTCACCTATCGTTTTGTCATGCCGAACGCCAAATTCAACGACTATCCGAAGTTTGGTGTCTGGCCTGACGGTTACTACTGGTCGAACAACCAGTTCAATCTGGCAGGCACGGCGTTCCTCGGCGTCGGAGTCTTTGCCATGGATCGCGGCAAGCTATTGGCCGGCGATCCGACTGCGAGTTATATCTTCTTCGATCTCGAGACAACCGTTCCCAACGCCCGGAGTATGTTGCCTTCGGACGCTGATGGCCTGACGCCGCCGCCGGCCGGGGCGCCGAACGTGTTTTCCTATTTCAACGCTAATGAGTTCGTAGGCGAGACAGACTCGCTGAGGCTCTATGAATTTAACGCGGACTTTGCCAATCCGATGAGTTCCACGTTCACTCAGCGTCCGGAAAGTCCGGTTGCCGTGGCGGCATTCAGTCCACTTAATCCGGCCGGACTGGACGATATTGAACAGCCGCCGCCATCCACCGCGACGAGCGCGCTCGATTCCATCAGCGACCGTCTCATGAACAGCCTGCAGTATCGAAACTTTGGCGCGTACGAGTCGCTGATCACCAACCACACCGTCAATGTAGGTACGGGAAATACGCTGGCAACCCACCAGGCCGGAGTTCGGTACTACGAGTTGCGACGTACTTTGCCGGCCGGCTCGTGGACCGTCAACGAGCAGGCAACGCATTCCCCCGACACAAATAATCGCTGGATGGGTAGTGCGGCGATGGATCACGAGGGCAATCTGGCAGTCGGCTACAGCGTTTCGAGCACGACTGTGTTTCCGTCGATCCGATACGCCGGGCGATTCGCCGGCGACGCGCCCGGCGGTCTTTTCCAGGGGGAAGCGTCGATCCAGGTCGGAGCCGGGGTGCAAACAAATACGGGCTCGCGCTGGGGTGACTACAGCTCGATGAACGTCGATCCGACGGACGACTGCACCTTCTGGTACACGACAGAATATTACGCGACGACCGACACCACTCCGGGCAACGCGCCCTTCGGCGTCAACTGGCAGACGCGGGTAGCCAGTTTCAAAGTCAACCCGACGTGTGCCGCGCCCCAACAGGGAACCTTGCAGGTTAACGTCACGAATTGTGCGACGGGCCTGCCAGTGCCCGGGGCCCTCGTAAACATCAATGGCAACCTTTACGGCGCAACTGGAGCCGGAGGTTCGAATTCATCTCAGTTGAGCCCAGGCACCTACAACGTCACCGCGAGTGCGACGAATTACCTGTCAGGCTCGGCCAGCGCGACAATTACCAACGGCAACACCACGGTCGTTAATGTTTGTGTCACGCCGGTACCAATCATTCAGACGGCGGGCTCAACGATTACTGCTGAGAGTTGCGAAGCTCCCGACGGCGGCATTAGTCCGGGTGAAACTGTAACCATCGACTTCGGATTGAAGAACGTCGGCACCGCGCCCACTTCAAACCTCGTAGCGACGCTGCTGGCAACTGGCGGCGTTACCAGCCCCAGCGGCCCACAAAGCTATGGAGTGCTCTCACCCGTTGGACCGTCCGTTTCGCGGCCCTTCACGTTCACCGCTGATAGTTCGCTGGCGTGCGGAGACAGCATCACGGCAACCTTCGCTTTGCAGGATGGGGCGAGCAATCTTGGAACCGTGACTTTTACGTATCGACTCGGTGTTTTGGGATTCGGGTCAACGACGGCAACTTACAGCAGCGGCAACCTCACAACGCCGATTGCAGATTTAAGTACGGTCGATATTCCGATCAACATTACTGACACCGGCGCCGTGGCGGACGTCAACGTGAAAGTTCGTCTAAACCACACGTTCGACGGTGACGTTGAGTTGAGCCTCGTCGCGCCTGACGGCACCACGGTAATGCTGTCAGACAATCGCGGTGGTACCGGTGATAACTTCGGCACCGGCGCTAACGACTGCTCTGGCACGCCGACGGTGTTTGACGACTCGGCTTCAACATCGATTGTCTCAGGAAGCGCGCCATTCTCGGGTTCGTTCAAACCGGAGCAGCCTCTCGCAGGTCTCAATGGTAAAGACATCACCGGCACCTGGAAGCTGAGAGTTACCGACACGGCGAATCTGGATACGGGTACCGTGTTCTGTGTCCAACTCGAGATTAGCCGTCACGAATATCTCTGCTGTCCGTTTTCAGGCGGCGCGCCGGGAATTATTCCGAAGCCGCCGGCAACGCTGGTCAGCGAATGCGGAACAAATGGCAAGCCCGACCCAGGCGAGGTCGTCACCATGAGTTTCCCGCTTGTGAATAACGGAACCGCGCCCACGACCGATCTGGTGGCGACGTTGCAGGCGTCCGGTGGAGTTACTCCGCTCAGCGGCCCGCAGAGTTACGGCGTACTGAGCCCAATTGGCGGAGTCGCTGTAGCGCGCGACTTCACGTTTGCAGTGAGCAGCGCGATCGCTTGCGGCGGTACCTTCGTCGCGACGTTCGACTTAACAGACGGCCCGATGTTCCTCGGCACCGCGAGCTTTACCATAACGGCAGGCGGTACGGTAACGAACGTCAGTACGTTCTCGAATACCGGCGCCATCACGATTCCCGGGACGGGCACGGGAGCCACTACTGGAGCACCCGCTAACCCGTATCCATCGAACATCTCAGTATCGGGAATTGTGGGAACTGTGACGAAGGTTGTTGTCAAACTCAATGGCTTGAATCACACTTTCCCGAGCGACGCCGATATGTTGCTCGTTGGACCTGCAGGTCAGAAGTTTACAATCCTGTCGGATATCATCGGCGGTACCGACGCGGTCAACATCAACTACACACTCGACGACTCTGCCGCGGGCTTGGTGCCATCAACCGGCACTCCCGTCTCAGGGACTTTCCGGCCGACGAACTACGGTACCGGCGATCTGTTCCCGGCGCCGGCCCCGGCTGCCCCCTATCAATTCCCAGCGACAGCGGGGAGTGCCACGTTTGCCTCGGTCTTTAACGGGCAGAATCCAAACGGAACGTGGAGCCTCTATGTGGTTGACGACGCTGGCCTCGATACCGGCAGCCTCACCGGAGGGTGGACTCTGGAAATTACGACAGAGGACCCGGTCTGCGAGACCATTCCCGTGGTTGATATCACCGGTGTTTCGGTTGACAAGCCCTCGCTCTGGCCGCCGAACCACCGGATGGAAGAGGTGACGGTCAATTACAGTGTCGCCTCATGCTCGTTCTGCACTTTGAGCGTCACGAGCAACGAGCCCGTCAATGGAACGGGAGAGGGCGACACGGCGCCCGATTGGGAGATCATTGACAGCCACAAACTGCGTCTCAGAGCCGAACGCGCCGGCACAGGCACTGGTCGTGTTTACACGATAGGGATTACCTGCCAGAACGGCGTTAACACCGACGTTGAGACGGTGGTGGTCAAGGTGCCTTTCAGCCAGAAGAAGTGA
- a CDS encoding SPFH domain-containing protein, producing MSLANLFLFQAEALAGFVTIFLLLFLGIFLLVVAVKTIKIVPQATVMLIERLGRFSRVASSGLNIIIPFFDKPRAVYWTNARSGMTSIDLREQYIDLPPQPVITRDNVTIHVDSVVYWQIIDPIKAVYEMNDLVGGIVQLTITGMRAVMGEMDLDHTLSSRDQINSKLRLILDEATDKWGVKVTRTDVKNINPPEDVRVTMEKQMTAERNRRALVLQAEGERQASITRAEGEKQAAVTRSEGEKQSQILHAEGLAEARLRQAEAEATAISQVAQAMQEHGNPAQYLITTRYIESLRDMTRSNNAKVIFMPVETASMLSSVGTIKEMLSETGLKSPDDSQKPPPPPRQLR from the coding sequence ATGTCACTCGCAAATTTGTTTCTGTTTCAGGCTGAAGCGCTCGCCGGTTTTGTAACGATCTTTCTACTGCTTTTTCTCGGCATCTTTTTGCTGGTTGTAGCGGTGAAGACAATCAAGATTGTGCCGCAGGCGACGGTGATGCTGATCGAACGGCTCGGGCGTTTCAGTCGCGTTGCCTCGAGCGGTCTGAACATCATCATTCCGTTCTTCGACAAGCCGCGTGCCGTTTATTGGACGAATGCGCGATCGGGGATGACTTCGATCGATTTGCGCGAACAGTACATCGACCTGCCGCCGCAACCGGTGATTACGCGCGACAACGTGACGATCCACGTTGATTCGGTCGTCTACTGGCAGATCATCGATCCGATCAAAGCGGTGTACGAGATGAACGATCTGGTGGGCGGCATCGTGCAGTTAACGATTACGGGTATGCGCGCGGTGATGGGCGAGATGGACTTGGATCACACCCTCTCTTCGCGGGATCAGATCAATTCGAAACTGCGGTTGATTCTCGACGAGGCTACCGACAAGTGGGGAGTGAAAGTAACGCGCACGGACGTTAAGAACATCAATCCGCCCGAAGACGTGCGGGTCACGATGGAGAAGCAGATGACCGCTGAGCGCAACCGGCGCGCGTTGGTCTTGCAGGCAGAGGGTGAGCGGCAGGCGTCCATTACGCGGGCCGAGGGCGAGAAGCAGGCGGCGGTCACTCGTTCAGAGGGCGAGAAGCAGTCGCAAATTCTGCACGCCGAAGGCTTGGCGGAAGCGCGTCTCCGGCAGGCCGAGGCGGAGGCAACGGCGATTTCGCAGGTGGCTCAAGCTATGCAAGAGCACGGCAATCCCGCGCAGTACCTGATCACAACGCGCTACATTGAAAGCCTGCGCGACATGACCAGGAGCAACAACGCGAAGGTCATCTTCATGCCGGTGGAAACGGCGAGCATGCTTTCCAGCGTGGGCACGATCAAAGAGATGTTGTCGGAAACCGGTTTGAAGAGTCCCGACGATTCGCAGAAGCCGCCTCCGCCACCGCGACAGTTGCGGTAG
- a CDS encoding tetratricopeptide repeat protein, giving the protein MKKIADALDPESRTWGALIDGPGGMGKTSLAVRAACDAPPDAFEKIVYVSLKSRELDDDGVRDLSGFLISGLAELLNELAKELGHPDIAKAIENERPRLLLDALRGTKTLLILDNLESLLKIERDTVFTFVNKLPHGCKAILTSRVRIGSGATELILEKLSEEAALATLAKLAETNPALAKTNDAERATLYRETGGKPLLLRWTAGQIGRGSCVTFTDAIFYLRSCPEGNDPLEFIFGDLVLDFSEAETHTLCALTYFTLPAKVEHIRTLAKPLSESEGKRLERVAELSDFAPLVESSNKERNRKELLSEAQVTTALKSLINRSLVLPSEELQTFTLVPLVADFLRVKKPEVLRETGDRLENLAYALVVENGYDNHDRFPVLDAAWPTVAAALPRFLAGENGRLRTVCDALSTFLNFSGRWDEWLALSRDAESHAVSAGDFNSAGWHAYHACSVHYLREQSAEVLACADRSENYLRQAKAGARERAAAISLRGFGHELVKDYPAAIIAYREVVKLLHTLGDDTQDVATALSCLADAESYDGQLDAAERDYREALRIDLIVGNAEGIVTRIGNLAALATDRGDWPGAEILARQGLPLAESLGRLDFLAGCCRLLAKSLVRQGKMKEALPHARRAVEIYEKLGSPRLAAAQQTLAECESSESDAD; this is encoded by the coding sequence TTGAAGAAGATCGCCGATGCACTGGATCCCGAGTCGCGGACTTGGGGCGCCCTCATCGATGGCCCGGGCGGAATGGGGAAAACTTCGCTCGCCGTGCGCGCTGCCTGCGACGCGCCGCCAGATGCTTTCGAAAAAATCGTTTACGTGTCGCTAAAGTCCCGCGAACTCGACGACGACGGCGTGCGGGATCTTTCCGGCTTCCTCATCAGCGGACTCGCCGAGCTACTCAATGAACTTGCCAAAGAACTCGGCCATCCAGACATAGCTAAGGCAATCGAGAATGAACGCCCGCGACTGCTCCTCGATGCACTGCGCGGAACCAAGACGCTGCTCATCCTAGATAACCTCGAATCGCTACTCAAAATCGAGCGCGACACTGTTTTCACGTTCGTCAATAAGCTGCCCCACGGCTGCAAGGCCATCCTCACCTCGCGCGTGCGCATCGGCTCCGGAGCGACGGAATTGATTCTCGAAAAACTCAGCGAAGAGGCCGCGCTCGCGACGCTCGCCAAGCTGGCCGAGACCAATCCCGCTCTAGCGAAGACTAATGATGCTGAACGCGCCACGCTTTACCGCGAAACCGGCGGCAAGCCGCTGCTGTTGCGCTGGACGGCAGGGCAGATTGGCCGTGGCAGCTGCGTCACGTTCACCGACGCCATTTTCTACCTGCGCTCTTGTCCAGAGGGGAATGACCCGCTCGAGTTCATTTTCGGGGACTTGGTCCTCGATTTCAGCGAAGCCGAGACGCACACACTTTGCGCGCTCACTTACTTCACGCTGCCGGCTAAAGTGGAACACATCCGCACTCTCGCGAAGCCGCTGTCAGAGAGCGAAGGGAAGCGATTAGAACGCGTGGCCGAGCTCAGTGATTTTGCTCCGCTGGTAGAATCCTCAAACAAAGAGCGCAATCGTAAAGAGTTGCTGAGTGAGGCGCAGGTAACGACTGCGCTGAAGTCGCTGATCAACCGGTCGCTGGTCCTCCCGAGCGAGGAGTTGCAGACATTTACGCTCGTACCGCTGGTCGCCGACTTCTTGCGGGTGAAGAAGCCCGAGGTATTGCGTGAGACGGGCGACCGGCTGGAAAACCTCGCTTACGCCCTGGTGGTTGAGAACGGCTACGACAATCATGACCGCTTCCCCGTGCTCGACGCCGCATGGCCCACTGTCGCCGCCGCGCTGCCGCGCTTCCTCGCCGGGGAGAACGGTCGGTTACGGACCGTGTGCGATGCGCTATCGACTTTTCTAAATTTTTCTGGGCGGTGGGATGAATGGCTCGCCCTCTCGCGCGATGCCGAGAGCCACGCGGTGAGTGCTGGCGATTTCAACAGTGCCGGCTGGCACGCCTACCACGCTTGTAGTGTCCATTATTTGCGCGAGCAATCGGCCGAAGTGCTTGCCTGCGCTGACCGAAGCGAGAACTACTTGCGCCAAGCGAAGGCTGGCGCCCGCGAGCGAGCCGCTGCAATCAGCTTGCGCGGTTTCGGGCACGAATTGGTGAAGGATTACCCAGCCGCCATCATCGCATATCGTGAAGTCGTGAAACTACTGCATACTTTGGGCGATGACACTCAGGATGTCGCCACGGCCCTGAGTTGCCTTGCCGATGCCGAGAGTTACGACGGGCAGCTTGACGCAGCCGAACGCGACTATCGTGAGGCCCTCCGAATCGACCTAATTGTGGGTAACGCAGAAGGTATCGTAACGCGTATAGGGAATTTGGCCGCATTAGCCACCGACCGCGGCGACTGGCCCGGTGCGGAGATCCTGGCCCGCCAAGGTCTGCCGTTGGCCGAGAGCCTCGGTCGTTTAGACTTTCTCGCCGGATGTTGCCGCTTACTGGCCAAGTCTCTAGTGCGACAGGGGAAGATGAAGGAAGCCCTCCCTCACGCTCGGCGCGCGGTAGAAATATACGAAAAGCTCGGCTCCCCCCGCCTCGCCGCTGCGCAGCAAACCCTCGCAGAGTGTGAGAGCTCCGAAAGTGATGCCGATTGA
- a CDS encoding peptidoglycan-binding domain-containing protein: MAQSGVPTIDALMQDPNAPPIVNSGGDRPAVGIVQDLLRAHGVNGMPRQGDAAHGSFGPTTTAAVRNFQQAHGLPVLPPGNPQVATVDAATLRALAAAPTEPNANPTASRGYLTLTLDFPYTGMLRVMSITTEFEGAGRFNAQNRNTDRAGLSYGLIQWAQKPGRLRDIVSAFQTDEPQLFATVFGDGDANLAQRMVAHTQKANGGVKANGTTTDPAFNLISQPWTGRFTRAALEPALEKVQVRTALAAFNNSLQFLHGFAPQITSERGIAFMLDLANQHGDGGARSIFRAVIQAQPNLTGAQLLAALADESVRRVAGQFGANSPEAQSTRNRRNAFRLSPLLSDGNFDPT, translated from the coding sequence ATGGCTCAGTCCGGAGTCCCAACTATCGACGCCCTCATGCAGGATCCAAATGCGCCTCCGATCGTTAACAGCGGTGGTGACCGGCCCGCCGTGGGGATCGTTCAAGATTTGCTTCGCGCCCACGGCGTAAATGGAATGCCGCGTCAGGGCGATGCAGCGCATGGCAGCTTTGGTCCAACCACAACTGCTGCGGTTCGGAACTTTCAACAAGCTCACGGCTTACCGGTGCTCCCTCCCGGCAACCCACAAGTCGCAACTGTCGATGCTGCGACGCTGAGAGCTCTGGCCGCTGCCCCGACCGAACCGAATGCTAACCCGACCGCTTCGCGTGGATATCTGACTCTGACCCTGGATTTTCCGTACACCGGAATGCTTAGAGTGATGAGCATCACGACCGAGTTTGAAGGCGCCGGACGTTTTAACGCACAGAACCGGAACACTGATCGCGCCGGGTTGTCTTACGGGTTGATTCAGTGGGCGCAGAAACCCGGAAGGCTGCGGGACATCGTGTCAGCCTTTCAAACCGATGAGCCGCAGTTGTTCGCAACTGTATTCGGAGACGGCGATGCAAATCTGGCCCAGCGGATGGTCGCGCACACTCAGAAAGCGAATGGCGGAGTTAAAGCCAACGGCACCACCACCGATCCGGCGTTCAATCTAATAAGCCAGCCGTGGACAGGTCGCTTCACTCGAGCCGCGCTTGAGCCGGCCCTGGAAAAAGTACAGGTGCGCACTGCACTCGCAGCTTTTAACAACTCGCTCCAGTTCCTGCATGGGTTCGCCCCTCAGATCACCTCAGAACGAGGGATTGCCTTCATGCTTGATCTGGCGAATCAGCATGGGGATGGCGGCGCGCGGAGTATCTTCCGCGCAGTGATTCAAGCGCAACCGAATTTGACGGGCGCTCAATTATTGGCCGCGTTGGCCGACGAATCGGTGCGCCGGGTTGCCGGGCAATTCGGCGCTAACAGTCCGGAAGCTCAGAGTACGCGAAACCGGCGGAACGCCTTTCGCCTTTCGCCCCTGCTCTCGGATGGGAATTTTGATCCGACCTAA